The Ovis aries strain OAR_USU_Benz2616 breed Rambouillet chromosome 11, ARS-UI_Ramb_v3.0, whole genome shotgun sequence genome window below encodes:
- the IKZF3 gene encoding zinc finger protein Aiolos isoform X6 encodes MGSERALVLDRLASNVAKRKSSMPQKFIGEKRHCFDVSYNPSYMYEKESEMIQTRMMDQAINNAISYLGAEALRPLVQTPPAPTSEMVPVISSMYPIALTRAEMPNGASQELEKKNIHLPEKSLPSERGLSPTNSGHDSTDTDSNHEERQNHIYQQNPMVPPRARNGMPLLKEGPRSYELLKPPPICPRDSIKVISKEGEVTDVYRCDHCRVLFLDYVMFTIHMGCHGFRDPFECNMCGYRSHDRYEFSSHIARGEHRAMLK; translated from the exons ATGGGAAGTGAAAGAGCTCTCGTTCTGGACAGATTAGCAAGCAATGTGGCAAAGCGAAAAAGCTCAATGCCTCAGAAATTCATTG GTGAGAAGCGCCACTGCTTTGATGTCAGCTATAATCCTAGCTACATGTACGAGAAGGAGAGCGAGATGATCCAGACCCGAATGATGGACCAGGCCATCAATAACGCCATCAGCTATCTCGGGGCCGAAGCCCTGCGCCCCTTGGTCCAGACACCACCTGCTCCCACCTCAGAAATGGTCCCGGTTATCAGCAGCATGTACCCCATAGCCCTCACCCGCGCCGAGATGCCAAATGGTGCCTCTCAGGAGCTGGAAAAGAAGAACATCCACCTGCCAGAGAAGAGCCTGCCTTCTGAAAGAGGTCTGTCCCCCACCAACAGTGGCCACGACTCCACGGACACTGACAGCAACCACGAGGAACGCCAGAATCACATCTACCAGCAAAACCCCATGGTCCCTCCTCGGGCCCGCAATGGGATGCCACTTCTGAAGGAGGGCCCCCGCTCTTATGAACTCCTCAAGCCCCCACCCATCTGCCCAAGAGACTCCATCAAAGTGATCAGCAAAGAAGGGGAGGTGACGGATGTGTACCGGTGTGACCACTGCCGAGTCCTTTTCCTGGATTATGTGATGTTCACTATTCACATGGGTTGCCATGGCTTTCGTGACCCTTTTGAGTGTAACATGTGTGGATATCGAAGCCATGATCGTTATGAGTTCTCATCTCATATAGCCAGAGGAGAGCACAGAGCCATGCTGAAGTGA